One genomic region from Microcystis panniformis FACHB-1757 encodes:
- a CDS encoding sulfonate ABC transporter substrate-binding protein, with translation MLHRSIKCLWKPWRNCRGVLPALLFLTSLVGSFLLAGFSDTNAKRSLREIAVGQNSRSDNLILNLVDSFKFPRNTTPRLLETVGLFIAGILFCILIDRWFKRSTPSDITPLAKQARRLGTLKIGYPEGMTNLEVLRAQAFLERRLKPLGVTVTWTSFLSASSLIEALSNGMIDFCGGGGTASIFSQAAEHVFVRVAKEKYTAPKGQAILVPEDSPIQTLADLKGKRIAFDRGSSAHYVLIRALMRVNLELSDIEPVYATQPEALVLFRRGEIDAWVVWVPYSPTETRTYPGRSVADLESIFGENASLEVPTYYYAVPELVRDYPDVLKVILEEVNEAGAWAKQQELEATRRLAAHHEIDPAIVANLEQRASERAIIPIDDRSLTALQHQAHIFRDLKLIPHRVNVRDGTYTLQTKQNWTY, from the coding sequence ATGCTCCACCGTTCGATCAAGTGTCTCTGGAAACCGTGGCGAAATTGCCGGGGAGTTCTTCCCGCGCTGCTTTTTTTGACCAGTCTGGTCGGGAGCTTTCTCCTGGCTGGATTTTCCGACACGAACGCAAAGCGCTCGCTACGCGAGATCGCCGTCGGTCAAAATTCTCGATCCGATAACCTGATTCTCAACCTCGTCGATAGCTTTAAATTCCCCCGGAATACGACTCCCCGGCTATTGGAAACCGTGGGATTATTTATCGCTGGAATTCTCTTCTGTATCCTGATCGATCGCTGGTTCAAGCGCTCGACCCCCTCCGATATCACTCCCCTGGCCAAACAAGCCCGGCGGCTAGGAACCCTCAAGATCGGCTATCCCGAGGGCATGACCAATCTGGAAGTTCTCCGCGCCCAGGCCTTTCTGGAAAGACGCTTAAAACCCTTGGGGGTGACGGTAACGTGGACGAGTTTTCTTTCCGCTTCCTCGCTGATCGAGGCCTTGAGCAACGGAATGATCGACTTCTGTGGTGGTGGCGGTACGGCGAGTATTTTCTCGCAAGCGGCCGAACACGTCTTCGTCCGGGTAGCTAAAGAAAAATATACCGCCCCGAAAGGTCAGGCGATTCTCGTGCCTGAGGATTCGCCAATACAGACCTTGGCGGATTTAAAAGGCAAAAGAATCGCCTTCGATCGAGGTTCGAGCGCCCATTATGTCCTCATCCGCGCCCTGATGAGAGTGAATCTAGAATTAAGCGATATCGAACCGGTGTATGCGACTCAACCGGAAGCACTGGTGCTTTTTCGTCGCGGTGAGATCGACGCTTGGGTGGTCTGGGTTCCCTATTCCCCCACGGAGACGCGCACCTATCCGGGAAGATCGGTGGCGGATCTAGAGAGTATATTCGGGGAAAACGCCTCTCTAGAAGTGCCGACCTATTATTATGCGGTTCCCGAATTGGTGCGGGATTATCCCGATGTACTGAAGGTGATTTTAGAAGAGGTGAACGAGGCGGGGGCCTGGGCGAAACAACAGGAGTTAGAGGCGACGAGACGCTTGGCAGCTCACCACGAGATCGATCCGGCGATCGTGGCTAATCTCGAACAACGGGCCTCTGAACGTGCCATTATCCCGATCGACGATCGCTCTCTGACGGCCCTACAACACCAAGCTCATATCTTCCGAGACCTGAAGCTGATCCCCCATCGGGTCAATGTGCGCGACGGAACCTACACCCTACAGACGAAACAAAATTGGACCTATTAA
- the pstC gene encoding phosphate ABC transporter permease subunit PstC, which produces MTLTPSSFDNSFFAGDNSLLKHPGDDIQEKIIAVILFACAFVSVATTIGIVAIIFSETWGFFQEVSFAQFFLDTRWTPLFATPHFGIWPLINGTFLTTAIAMSVAVPLGLSSAIYLAEYAKPNLAAILRPAVELLAGIPTVVYGYFALLVVTPTLRNLFPVEIFNALSAGLMMGIMITPTVGSISLDAIRAVPRSLREGSYALGITKLETIFKVVLPAALSGIMASIILGMSRAVGETMTVLIAAGSQPRLTLNPFESIATMTAFMAEISGGDAPRGSLSFKTLYAVGAVLFLITLVLNLASYWISHRFKEKYD; this is translated from the coding sequence ATGACCTTAACCCCGAGTTCTTTCGATAATTCTTTTTTCGCGGGAGATAATTCACTCCTCAAGCACCCCGGCGACGATATTCAAGAGAAGATAATCGCGGTCATTCTCTTCGCTTGCGCCTTCGTTTCCGTGGCGACGACGATCGGCATCGTGGCGATTATTTTTAGTGAAACCTGGGGATTTTTTCAAGAGGTATCTTTCGCCCAATTCTTTCTCGATACCCGTTGGACTCCACTGTTCGCCACCCCTCATTTCGGTATCTGGCCGCTAATTAACGGGACATTTTTAACCACGGCCATCGCTATGTCCGTCGCGGTTCCTTTAGGCCTATCTTCCGCGATCTACCTCGCCGAATACGCGAAACCGAACCTGGCGGCGATTTTACGCCCCGCGGTGGAACTTCTCGCCGGGATTCCCACGGTGGTGTATGGGTACTTCGCCCTACTCGTTGTCACGCCCACTTTGCGGAATCTTTTCCCCGTCGAGATTTTTAACGCCCTCAGTGCCGGGTTAATGATGGGGATCATGATCACTCCCACGGTGGGATCGATTAGTTTAGACGCAATCCGAGCGGTTCCTCGTTCCCTGCGCGAGGGTTCCTACGCGCTAGGAATTACCAAGCTGGAAACGATTTTTAAAGTGGTTCTCCCCGCCGCCCTCTCCGGGATCATGGCCTCGATTATTCTGGGAATGTCCCGGGCGGTGGGGGAAACGATGACGGTGTTGATCGCCGCCGGCTCGCAACCCCGGCTTACCCTCAATCCCTTCGAGTCGATCGCCACGATGACCGCTTTTATGGCCGAGATTTCCGGGGGAGATGCGCCCCGGGGCAGTCTCAGTTTTAAAACCCTCTACGCGGTCGGCGCGGTGCTTTTTCTGATCACGCTGGTGCTGAATCTAGCCAGTTACTGGATATCCCACCGTTTTAAAGAAAAATACGATTGA
- a CDS encoding sulfate ABC transporter substrate-binding protein, giving the protein MNVSLLPIRSLFRPFRSLSGRSFLSFLLVGLLASLALASCGGIGSKPEVKLNLVSFSVTKAAHDQIIPKFVEKWRKEHNQKVIFQRSYGGSLAQADDVNAKRSLREIAGKQEADVVHLALPLDVTRIADAGLIHRGWEDRVPRRGVVSQSVAAIVTRAGNPKNIQSWADLAREDVTVLSADPKTSGIAIWQLLALWGSVTQTGGEPAQALDFVRQVYEKIPTLARDAREASNAFFQEGKGDVLVTYENEVILAARNQPDISYFVPSVNISIDNPVAVVDRNVDKHGTQEVAEAFVNFLYSEPAQQEFAKLGYRSVNPFVAKDEGLQFPPIKTLFNAQDLGGWTLIEKEFLANNGIFEQIKNQSAS; this is encoded by the coding sequence ATGAATGTATCACTGTTGCCAATTCGATCGCTGTTTCGTCCCTTTCGTTCCTTATCGGGGAGGAGCTTCCTTTCCTTCCTGTTAGTGGGACTGTTGGCAAGTCTCGCCCTCGCCTCCTGCGGGGGAATCGGCTCAAAACCGGAGGTGAAACTGAATCTCGTTTCCTTCTCGGTCACGAAAGCCGCCCACGACCAGATTATCCCGAAATTCGTCGAGAAATGGCGGAAAGAGCATAACCAAAAAGTCATTTTCCAGCGCAGTTACGGCGGTTCCCTGGCCCAGGCCGATGACGTGAACGCAAAGCGCTCGCTACGCGAGATCGCAGGGAAACAAGAGGCGGACGTGGTACATCTAGCCCTACCTCTAGACGTGACGCGCATCGCCGACGCGGGGTTAATCCATCGCGGTTGGGAAGATCGGGTTCCGAGAAGGGGAGTGGTGAGTCAATCGGTTGCGGCGATTGTGACGCGGGCGGGAAATCCGAAAAATATCCAATCCTGGGCGGATCTGGCTAGAGAGGACGTTACAGTTCTATCCGCCGATCCGAAAACTTCCGGGATCGCTATTTGGCAGTTATTAGCCCTCTGGGGTTCGGTGACGCAAACGGGGGGCGAACCAGCACAGGCATTGGATTTTGTCCGCCAAGTCTATGAAAAGATTCCCACCCTAGCGAGGGACGCACGGGAAGCCAGCAATGCCTTTTTCCAAGAGGGAAAGGGGGATGTTTTAGTCACCTACGAAAACGAGGTAATTCTAGCGGCAAGAAATCAACCCGACATCAGTTACTTCGTCCCTTCGGTCAATATCTCGATCGATAATCCCGTGGCGGTGGTGGATAGAAATGTCGATAAACACGGCACGCAAGAGGTGGCCGAGGCCTTTGTGAATTTCCTCTATTCCGAGCCGGCACAACAGGAATTCGCCAAATTGGGCTATCGCTCGGTCAATCCCTTCGTGGCCAAGGATGAAGGATTACAATTCCCGCCGATCAAGACCCTTTTCAACGCCCAAGATCTCGGGGGTTGGACGTTGATCGAAAAGGAATTTCTGGCCAATAACGGCATCTTCGAGCAGATTAAAAACCAGTCGGCTTCCTAA
- a CDS encoding IS5 family transposase, with amino-acid sequence MFISKIMDYQNLSDEQFKRRFGVYKPTYRKMVESVKSVEADSNSPSKRGPKPKLSIEEQVLVTLEYWREYRTYFHIGTSWELSESTICRIVNKTEKMLLQSGNFRLKGKKALLNQAEIPVVTVMDVTETPIERPKKKQKDFLGGKRGYHTLKSQLVADQNTEEIICVFCGKGRGHDFSLFKKSRVRFHPLTTSIEDSGYQGIAAYHSNSYTPKKKSKNRKLTELEKEYNKALAKERIIIEPINRKLKIFKILSCKYRNRRRRYSLRVNLLAAIYNCELGIGIAAS; translated from the coding sequence ATGTTTATTAGCAAAATTATGGATTATCAAAACTTATCAGATGAACAATTCAAACGCCGTTTCGGTGTGTATAAACCAACATATAGAAAGATGGTAGAATCAGTAAAAAGTGTTGAAGCCGACTCTAATTCACCATCTAAAAGGGGACCGAAACCTAAACTATCTATAGAAGAACAAGTTTTAGTAACGTTAGAATATTGGCGAGAATATAGAACATATTTTCACATTGGTACAAGCTGGGAACTATCAGAATCAACTATATGTCGGATTGTAAATAAGACGGAAAAAATGCTTTTACAATCGGGAAACTTCCGTTTAAAAGGAAAAAAAGCTTTACTCAATCAAGCAGAGATACCGGTCGTAACGGTAATGGATGTAACGGAAACTCCCATTGAACGCCCCAAAAAGAAACAGAAAGATTTTTTGGGGGGTAAAAGAGGTTATCATACTTTAAAATCCCAATTAGTAGCTGATCAAAATACCGAGGAAATTATCTGTGTCTTTTGTGGGAAAGGTAGAGGTCATGATTTTAGTTTATTTAAAAAAAGTCGAGTTCGTTTTCATCCTTTAACTACCAGCATAGAAGACAGTGGTTATCAGGGAATAGCTGCATACCATAGTAATAGTTATACACCGAAAAAGAAATCGAAAAATAGAAAATTAACAGAGTTAGAAAAAGAGTATAACAAGGCTTTAGCCAAAGAAAGGATTATCATTGAACCTATAAATAGGAAACTCAAAATCTTTAAAATCTTATCCTGTAAATATCGGAATCGTCGTCGAAGATATAGTTTAAGAGTTAACTTGTTGGCGGCTATTTATAACTGTGAGTTAGGGATAGGTATAGCAGCTTCTTAA
- a CDS encoding substrate-binding domain-containing protein — protein sequence MKFSHYFFLISLLMASNLIAGCGRPADSAEKEAPVSIDGGAVGFALSLAVAEEYQRIHPEARVSVATSGTGGGFSKFCAGNLDIAGASRVIRKEEIEKCRENGVEFLELPMAIDGLAVIVNKKNQFAKCLTIKELDKMWNTKAEGRITSWKQINPKFPDERLLLFAPPSDTGTFDYFTQAITGKRRNSRTDFTPNRNQNALVQGVIGNPSALAYLGISFYMQNQDRLNLVAIENNEGKCVKPVPIDNVLRNIYNRPLA from the coding sequence ATGAAATTCTCTCATTATTTTTTCCTAATCTCCCTTCTGATGGCCAGTAATTTGATCGCCGGTTGCGGTCGCCCGGCCGACTCGGCCGAGAAAGAAGCACCAGTCTCGATCGACGGTGGTGCGGTGGGTTTCGCCCTCTCCCTCGCCGTTGCCGAAGAATATCAGAGAATCCATCCCGAAGCGCGGGTAAGCGTCGCCACCAGTGGAACCGGGGGCGGTTTTAGTAAGTTCTGCGCCGGAAATCTCGACATTGCCGGGGCATCGCGGGTGATCCGGAAAGAAGAGATCGAGAAATGTCGGGAAAACGGTGTGGAATTTCTGGAATTACCGATGGCGATCGACGGATTGGCGGTGATCGTCAATAAAAAAAATCAATTCGCCAAGTGTTTAACGATTAAAGAACTCGATAAAATGTGGAACACGAAAGCGGAGGGCAGGATTACCAGTTGGAAACAGATTAATCCCAAATTTCCCGACGAGAGATTATTACTTTTCGCCCCGCCTTCCGATACGGGAACCTTCGATTATTTCACCCAAGCGATTACGGGAAAACGGAGAAATAGCCGTACGGATTTCACCCCGAACCGCAATCAAAACGCGCTCGTGCAGGGGGTGATCGGCAATCCATCCGCGCTTGCCTATTTAGGCATCTCTTTCTATATGCAGAACCAAGATCGATTGAACTTGGTGGCGATCGAAAACAATGAAGGAAAATGCGTCAAACCGGTTCCCATCGATAACGTTCTCCGCAATATCTATAATAGACCTCTTGCATAA
- a CDS encoding cadmium resistance transporter, whose amino-acid sequence MDWLIEIVKIAVATGIATTFDDNIYLTGFFSEVNRTFRPVHVVVGELVGFTALVSVSLLGFLLGLIIPPIYIGLLGILPILIGVRNLVTLNRDNERESADRKVNLRRNAQFHGFASRRLSLGQVLRDRQTYKVSAVTISNGGNNLGIYIPLFANSTVAQLAVIIPICYLIVCTWLFLSYHLTRQPGIAVVLSRYASKLFPFVLMWLGLRIILDNGSYRLLIPIG is encoded by the coding sequence ATGGATTGGTTGATCGAAATCGTCAAAATCGCGGTGGCCACCGGCATAGCCACCACCTTCGACGACAATATTTATCTAACCGGCTTTTTTAGCGAGGTAAATCGTACCTTTCGCCCGGTTCACGTTGTCGTAGGCGAGCTAGTCGGGTTTACGGCCTTAGTATCGGTTAGCTTGCTGGGTTTTCTCCTCGGCCTAATCATCCCGCCGATTTATATCGGTCTTCTCGGAATCCTGCCGATCCTCATCGGTGTGAGAAATTTAGTGACTTTAAATCGCGATAACGAGAGGGAAAGCGCAGATCGCAAGGTGAATTTGCGAAGAAATGCCCAATTTCATGGGTTCGCCTCCCGCAGACTATCCCTCGGTCAAGTCCTCAGAGATCGCCAAACCTATAAAGTTTCCGCGGTCACGATATCCAATGGCGGCAATAATCTCGGTATCTATATTCCCCTATTCGCCAATAGTACCGTGGCGCAGTTAGCCGTAATCATCCCGATCTGCTATCTAATCGTCTGTACTTGGTTATTTCTCTCCTATCATCTAACCCGCCAACCGGGGATCGCAGTTGTCCTCAGCCGTTATGCCAGTAAGCTTTTCCCTTTTGTGCTGATGTGGTTGGGCCTACGGATTATTCTCGATAACGGTTCCTATCGCCTGTTGATTCCCATCGGGTAA